The following proteins come from a genomic window of Acidobacteriota bacterium:
- a CDS encoding cation:proton antiporter — MGIATDIILLVLFAFLCGLVFRRLGQPLILGYVLAGVLLGPHTGGLTVSKVHDIELLAEIGVALLLFALGLEFNLKKLRPVRRIALLGTPIQIAATVGLGMAVGLAWGWDWKRSLWLGALISLSSTMVLLKTLESQGWMGTLSSKVMIGMLIVQDLAVVPMLVILPKLNDPSLGMLDLGYAAVKAAAFIAGMLLFGARLLPRLLKEIAACGSRELFLLAITAIGLGTGYLTWLSGLSFAFGAFVAGMVLSESDYGHQALADIIPVRDLFGLLFFSSVGMLLDPRFLLDNLGSILLLVLMVSLGKGVIFAALSRLFGYGNVVPLAVGLGLFQIGEFAFVLARVGVASRSIDADLFSRILTAAVVTMVLTPLVSGLTSRLYAIRKRRFRHEPLETVNLPRTGLHGHVVIAGAGRTGSQIARVLQRLDLRFVLVELNQLRFQAARDGGHPAVFGDASRETVLEAAGVREASLFLVTLPNIVAARAAAAEARRLNPGLDVVARVSDPEALADFRDLGILEAVVPEYETGLEMARQALLHLRVDPVEIQRYADAVRRDLYASLSEQAEPARLLSLLHGAGTGLELEWVCLDPGSTLAGRSIGEAEVRKLTGASVVGVLREGAMLPNPDAHFVLREGDKAAVMGTADARDAFRALAAPR, encoded by the coding sequence ATGGGCATCGCCACCGACATCATCCTGCTCGTGCTGTTCGCGTTCCTGTGCGGGCTGGTGTTCCGCCGCCTGGGACAGCCCCTGATCCTGGGCTACGTCCTCGCCGGGGTCCTGCTGGGGCCCCACACCGGCGGCCTGACGGTCTCGAAGGTCCACGACATCGAACTGCTGGCCGAGATCGGCGTGGCCCTGCTCCTCTTCGCCCTCGGGCTCGAGTTCAACCTGAAGAAGCTCCGGCCGGTGCGCCGGATCGCGCTGCTGGGCACCCCGATCCAGATCGCGGCCACCGTCGGCCTGGGGATGGCCGTCGGCCTCGCCTGGGGCTGGGACTGGAAGCGCTCCCTGTGGCTGGGCGCCCTGATTTCCCTCTCCAGCACCATGGTGCTTCTCAAGACCCTGGAGTCCCAGGGCTGGATGGGCACCCTCTCCAGCAAGGTCATGATCGGCATGCTCATCGTCCAGGACCTGGCGGTGGTCCCCATGCTGGTCATCCTGCCCAAGCTGAACGACCCCTCCCTGGGGATGCTCGACCTGGGGTACGCCGCCGTCAAAGCCGCGGCCTTCATCGCCGGCATGCTCCTCTTCGGGGCCCGGCTGCTCCCGCGCCTGCTCAAGGAGATCGCGGCCTGCGGCTCCCGGGAGCTTTTCCTCCTGGCCATCACCGCCATCGGGCTGGGGACGGGTTACCTCACCTGGCTGTCGGGGCTCTCCTTCGCCTTCGGGGCCTTCGTGGCGGGGATGGTGCTGAGCGAGTCGGACTACGGCCACCAGGCCCTCGCCGACATCATCCCGGTGCGGGACCTCTTCGGACTGCTGTTCTTCTCCTCCGTGGGCATGCTGCTCGACCCCCGCTTCCTGCTGGACAACCTGGGGTCCATCCTGCTTCTCGTCCTCATGGTGAGCCTGGGCAAAGGCGTCATCTTCGCCGCGCTGAGCCGCCTCTTCGGCTACGGGAACGTCGTGCCGCTGGCCGTCGGGCTCGGGCTCTTCCAGATCGGCGAGTTCGCCTTCGTTCTGGCCCGGGTGGGCGTCGCCTCCCGGTCCATCGACGCCGACCTCTTCTCCCGGATCCTGACGGCCGCCGTCGTCACCATGGTCCTCACACCCCTGGTCTCGGGCCTGACTTCCCGGCTCTACGCCATCCGGAAGCGCCGCTTCCGGCACGAGCCCCTGGAAACGGTCAACCTGCCCCGGACCGGTCTCCACGGCCACGTGGTCATCGCCGGCGCGGGCCGGACCGGGTCCCAGATCGCCCGCGTCCTGCAGCGCCTGGACCTCCGCTTCGTGCTGGTGGAACTGAACCAGCTCCGCTTCCAGGCGGCCCGCGACGGAGGGCACCCCGCCGTCTTCGGCGACGCCTCGCGGGAGACCGTGCTGGAAGCCGCCGGGGTCCGCGAAGCCAGTCTCTTCCTGGTGACCCTTCCCAACATCGTGGCCGCCCGGGCCGCGGCCGCCGAGGCGAGACGGCTGAACCCGGGGCTCGACGTGGTCGCCCGGGTGTCGGACCCGGAAGCCCTGGCCGACTTCCGGGACCTCGGCATTCTCGAGGCCGTGGTCCCGGAGTACGAGACCGGACTGGAGATGGCCCGGCAGGCCCTGCTGCACCTGAGGGTCGACCCGGTGGAGATCCAGCGCTACGCCGACGCCGTCCGCCGCGACCTCTACGCCTCACTCTCGGAGCAGGCCGAGCCGGCCCGGCTGCTGAGCCTCCTCCACGGCGCCGGCACCGGGCTGGAGTTGGAATGGGTCTGCCTGGACCCCGGCAGCACGCTCGCCGGGCGCTCCATCGGCGAGGCGGAGGTCCGAAAGCTCACCGGCGCCTCGGTGGTGGGCGTCCTGCGCGAGGGAGCCATGCTCCCGAACCCGGACGCCCACTTCGTCCTCCGGGAAGGGGACAAGGCGGCCGTCATGGGCACCGCGGACGCCCGCGACGCCTTCCGCGCCCTCGCCGCCCCGCGCTGA
- a CDS encoding DUF1566 domain-containing protein, protein MKKTLCFVRGLALGVILGAFWVGVAGGPPDSPAADVREGNTSWSIDPAASGPRAGGASGCFTCNGTLSPGGRWCDNGDGTVTDMSTGLVWLKDASFVPMRVIWLPGEYPDCALSIPSRIAANSHSLKDGSRSGEWRLPTVYELRGLAHGDEAVRSDNMYFFLNVQPERYWTITTFVQDFFEVYCFDMANGETVLTTGNHEYFIWLVRNRR, encoded by the coding sequence GCCCTGGGGGTGATCCTCGGGGCCTTCTGGGTGGGGGTGGCGGGCGGGCCGCCGGATTCGCCGGCGGCGGATGTTCGGGAAGGAAACACGTCCTGGAGTATCGACCCTGCAGCCTCCGGCCCCCGGGCCGGGGGGGCTTCCGGCTGCTTCACCTGCAACGGTACGCTCAGCCCGGGGGGCCGCTGGTGCGACAACGGCGACGGCACGGTCACGGACATGAGCACGGGGCTGGTGTGGCTGAAGGACGCAAGTTTTGTGCCCATGAGGGTTATCTGGCTCCCGGGGGAATACCCAGACTGTGCCCTGAGCATCCCCAGCCGCATCGCGGCGAATTCTCATTCTCTGAAGGATGGCTCCAGGAGCGGGGAATGGCGCCTGCCGACCGTGTACGAACTCCGCGGGCTGGCTCACGGAGACGAGGCGGTCCGCAGTGACAACATGTACTTCTTCCTCAATGTGCAGCCCGAAAGATACTGGACGATCACGACCTTCGTCCAGGACTTCTTCGAGGTGTACTGTTTCGACATGGCCAACGGCGAGACCGTCCTGACCACCGGAAATCACGAGTATTTCATATGGCTCGTACGCAACCGCCGGTGA